In a single window of the Papaver somniferum cultivar HN1 chromosome 8, ASM357369v1, whole genome shotgun sequence genome:
- the LOC113304403 gene encoding ankyrin repeat-containing protein ITN1-like: MERRINEAAMAGDTSTLLELIQQDPLILDRLMVMGSLQENPLHISAMLGHTDFTRELLNRKPELARELNSQGFTPLHLASAKGKIEIVEEILRIDTACCFIHDREGNIPLHLAVNKGHIEIVKEFINVKPELIRLLTSHGETILHLCVKYNQFEAFKIVEDEEILKSKDYEGNTVLHLAVAMRHLQMIKYLVESNRVDVNTLNANGFTALDVLLQCPAQSGDLLIGEILRSFGAIRSINTMLPSAIAISSHQIEPDMIGSQTILSRSLKEKKRKKKITKKKMNASEEEDDDDDDFENNRDLRRDANSLMVVAVLIATMTFEAGLNPPGGDCVKLINAATSNCTINNSFFNRSTTFESQIFNGTEIGNFIKLPGFSYYVFELVDTVGFLSSLSVIVLIICGFPFKQSCLKWTLMVVMMIAIASVALLFMFWMYATNPNHYVVQSFPAFWLLLIVLLAVWQLFRFIVWLFKKFERVACKRPRVH; the protein is encoded by the exons atggagagacggATTAATGAAGCAGCGATGGCAGGTGATACAAGTACTTTACTTGAGTTGATTCAACAAGACCCGCTCATTCTTGATAGACTTATGGTGATGGGCTCACTCCAAGAAAACCCTCTACATATTTCAGCAATGTTAGGCCATACTGATTTTACAAGAGAGTTGTTGAATCGAAAGCCTGAGTTAGCTCGTGAATTGAACTCGCAAGGTTTTACACCTCTTCACTTAGCTTCGGCAAAAGGGAAGATCGAGATTGTGGAGGAGATTTTAAGGATCGACACTGCTTGTTGCTTCATACATGATCGCGAGGGTAACATACCGTTACATTTGGCAGTAAATAAAGGTCATATTGAGATTGTTAAGGAGTTTATTAATGTTAAACCGGAGTTGATTCGGTTGCTTACGAGTCATGGCGAAACAATTCTGCATCTTTGTgtgaaatataatcagtttgaagCTTTTaaaattgttgaagatgaggagatTTTAAAGAGCAAAGACTATGAAGGAAATACAGTGTTGCACCTTGCTGTTGCTATGAGACACCTCCAG ATGATAAAATATTTGGTAGAGAGTAATAGGGTCGACGTAAACACCCTGAATGCAAATGGTTTCACAGCTTTAGATGTGTTACTACAATGTCCAGCTCAATCAGGAGACCTGCTAATAGGTGAAATTCTTCGGAGTTTCGGAGCTATAAGATCCATCAATACCATGCTACCCTCCGCTATAGCCATATCCTCACACCAAATTGAACCTGATATGATCGGCTCGCAAACAATCCTTAGCAGATcactgaaagaaaagaaaagaaagaagaaaattacgaagaaaaaaatgaatgctagtgaggaagaagatgatgatgatgatgattttgaaaACAATCGCGACTTAAGACGAGATGCAAATTCATTAATGGTGGTGGCTGTACTAATAGCCACCATGACGTTTGAAGCTGGATTAAACCCACCTGGTGGAGATTGTGTTAAACTAATAAACGCTGCTACTTCTAATTGCACAATCAACAATTCATTCTTCAATAGGAGTACAACTTTTGAATCACAGATCTTTAACGGCACCGAGATAGGTAATTTTATAAAGTTGCCAGGATTCAGCTATTACGTTTTTGAGTTGGTCGACACCGTAGGATTTTTATCATCGTTGAGTGTCATAGTTCTGATTATATGTGGATTTCCCTTCAAGCAAAGTTGTCTCAAGTGGACTTTAATGGTAGTTATGATGATAGCAATAGCATCAGTGGctttgttgttcatgttttggATGTACGCAACTAACCCCAACCATTATGTCGTACAGAGCTTTCCTGCTTTTTGGTTGTTATTGATTGTTTTGCTTGCAGTATGGCAACTCTTCCGGTTTATCGTATGGTTGTTCAAGAAATTTGAACGAGTGGCTTGTAAGAGACCGAGAGTGCATTAA